In Thunnus thynnus chromosome 4, fThuThy2.1, whole genome shotgun sequence, a genomic segment contains:
- the cdk4 gene encoding cyclin-dependent kinase 4, with protein sequence MAHGSSIQYEPVAEIGGGAYGTVYKARDTESGQFVALKSVRVQTDQNGLPVSTVREVALLRRLEQFDHPNVVRLMDVCATQRSDQETKVTLVFEHVDQDLKTYLERAPAPGLSPDRIKDLMRQLLCGVAFLHSNRVMHRDLKPENILVTSQGQVKLADFGLARIYSCHMALTPVVVTLWYRPPEVLLQSSYATPVDIWSTGCIFAEMFRRKPLFCGDSEVDQLGKIFQVFGLPPEEEWPTDVTLSRKNFPPLFPRPITDFVPEINEQGAQLLLKMLTFDPFKRISALNALEHPYFRDEETLTQTKS encoded by the exons ATGGCCCACGGCTCCAGCATCCAGTATGAGCCAGTGGCAGAGATCGGAGGGGGCGCTTATGGGACAGTTTATAAGGCCCGGGACACGGAGAGCGGGCAGTTTGTGGCTCTGAAGAGCGTGCGTGTCCAGACAGACCAAAATGGCCTCCCAGTCTCCACAGTCAGAGAGGTGGCTCTGTTGAGAAGGCTGGAGCAGTTTGACCACCCCAATGTGGTCAG GCTTATGGATGTATGTGCCACCCAGAGGTCGGACCAGGAGACTAAAGTCACTCTAGTGTTTGAACACGTGGACCAAGACCTCAAGACATACCTAGAGAGAGCTCCAGCTCCAGGATTATCCCCTGACCGCATAAAA GACCTGATGAGGCAGTTGCTGTGCGGTGTTGCATTCCTTCACTCTAACCGTGTCATGCACAGAGacctgaaaccagagaatattctGGTAACCAGCCAGGGCCAGGTGAAGCTGGCCGACTTCGGACTGGCCAGGATCTACAGCTGCCACATGGCCCTCACTCCTGTG GTGGTGACACTGTGGTATCGACCCCCTGAGGTTTTGCTACAGTCGAGTTATGCCACACCTGTGGATATCTGGAGCACCGGCTGCATCTTTGCTGAGATGTTCAGACGCAA ACCTTTGTTCTGTGGAGACTCAGAAGTGGACCAACTTGGGAAAATTTTTCA agtTTTTGGCTTGCCACCAGAGGAGGAGTGGCCGACTGATGTTACACTTTCAAGAAAAAACTTCCCCCCTCTCTTCCCTCGACCAATCACTGACTTTGTTCCAGAGATAAATGAGCAGGGGGCGCAACTATTGCTG AAAATGCTAACCTTTGACCCCTTCAAACGAATATCTGCCCTGAATGCACTAGAACATCCATATTTCCGGGACGAGGAGACATTGACTCAGACAAAAAGCTGA